A DNA window from Streptomyces bacillaris contains the following coding sequences:
- a CDS encoding cellulose-binding protein produces MSAGPVSAFDVVGMRGRGYRPDQVDRAVAERTAERDRALAEAVRLEGLAQELAAEAARLAETVAALPEQDYAELGERAQHILALAREQAEALRADAEAAGQELADAADAAGRAAVDAAREAADAVRAAAVEAAEERVAEAVREADGVLAAAREEAGEVRGAAEAAMAQTRNRTESVLAHQEQEHAERHKAAEAEIAAAEAEMEARHAALTERAEARLAEAARTLAEAQETARHGQEDAEARAAELLAEARVREERIVRETERVLREHEEAREEVQAHMAHVRSSLAALTGRVTAGAED; encoded by the coding sequence ATGAGTGCTGGACCGGTGTCCGCGTTCGACGTGGTCGGCATGCGGGGGCGTGGTTACCGCCCGGACCAGGTCGACCGTGCCGTGGCCGAGCGCACCGCCGAGCGGGACCGGGCGCTGGCCGAGGCCGTACGGCTGGAGGGGCTCGCGCAGGAGCTGGCGGCGGAGGCGGCCCGGCTGGCGGAGACCGTGGCGGCGCTGCCCGAGCAGGACTACGCGGAGCTGGGGGAGCGGGCCCAGCACATTCTGGCGCTGGCGCGGGAGCAGGCCGAGGCGCTGCGGGCGGACGCGGAGGCGGCGGGCCAGGAACTGGCGGACGCGGCCGACGCTGCGGGCCGGGCGGCCGTGGACGCGGCACGGGAGGCGGCCGACGCGGTGCGGGCCGCAGCCGTGGAGGCGGCCGAGGAGCGGGTCGCGGAGGCGGTCCGGGAGGCGGACGGCGTGCTGGCGGCGGCCCGCGAGGAGGCCGGGGAGGTGCGCGGGGCGGCGGAGGCCGCGATGGCGCAGACCCGGAACCGTACGGAGAGCGTCCTGGCCCACCAGGAGCAGGAGCACGCCGAGCGCCACAAGGCCGCCGAGGCGGAGATCGCCGCCGCCGAGGCCGAGATGGAGGCCCGCCACGCGGCGCTGACCGAGCGGGCGGAGGCGCGGCTCGCGGAGGCGGCCCGCACGCTCGCGGAGGCCCAGGAGACGGCCCGCCACGGCCAGGAGGACGCGGAGGCGCGGGCGGCCGAGCTGCTGGCGGAGGCCCGGGTCCGCGAGGAGCGGATCGTCCGGGAGACCGAGCGGGTGCTGCGGGAGCACGAGGAGGCCCGCGAGGAGGTCCAGGCCCACATGGCCCACGTCCGCAGCTCGCTCGCGGCGCTGACGGGCCGGGTGACGGCGGGCGCGGAGGACTGA
- the ectA gene encoding diaminobutyrate acetyltransferase, whose translation MTAPAASSTGTPASAARVRPEFRTPRVEDAPALWELVDGTDELDNNSPYYYALWCRDFAATSLVATVDDEVIGFLTGYVRPDEPDTYLVWQEAVRPRHGIPMLGVQLFDRAADRAVEQGARFIEATVSADNKAIIMVLKKVAKRYAAEVETRVLFPGDLFPGEHHDEVLYRIGPLAPRAG comes from the coding sequence ATGACCGCCCCCGCGGCTTCCTCCACCGGAACCCCCGCCTCCGCCGCCCGTGTCCGGCCGGAGTTCCGGACCCCGCGCGTCGAGGACGCGCCCGCGCTCTGGGAGCTGGTCGACGGGACCGACGAACTGGACAACAACAGCCCGTACTACTACGCGCTCTGGTGCCGGGACTTCGCCGCCACATCGCTCGTGGCCACCGTTGACGACGAGGTCATCGGCTTCCTCACCGGGTACGTCCGGCCCGATGAGCCGGACACCTATCTGGTGTGGCAGGAGGCGGTACGGCCCCGGCACGGCATCCCGATGCTCGGCGTGCAGCTCTTCGACCGGGCCGCCGACCGGGCCGTGGAGCAGGGGGCGCGCTTCATCGAGGCCACCGTCTCCGCCGACAACAAGGCCATCATCATGGTGCTGAAGAAGGTCGCGAAGCGGTACGCGGCCGAGGTGGAGACCCGGGTCCTCTTCCCCGGTGACCTCTTCCCGGGCGAGCACCACGACGAGGTGCTGTACCGGATCGGCCCGCTCGCCCCACGGGCGGGGTGA
- a CDS encoding YwqJ-related putative deaminase, translating to MHSAQTATTGASGTSGTTGLSGAPGPSGTSGDPRLDWSSTETGRTPHLLHRRDGILPAVAAALSVRGETLTCTAGKGDQPPVLHPLVQDFLDTLTSGQRERFTGRCPEAILLSRQLTAAESGRSKRAQRKPLTNGEARRALKHSRITARRIREDGDPLHGSYAPPCRSCSALLSHFGVRPVDLTTTGAATTAEKG from the coding sequence ATGCATTCGGCACAGACAGCGACAACGGGGGCATCCGGTACATCCGGTACGACGGGGCTATCAGGAGCCCCGGGGCCATCGGGAACGTCAGGGGACCCACGACTCGACTGGAGCAGCACCGAGACCGGCCGCACACCCCACCTGCTCCACCGCCGCGACGGGATCCTCCCCGCCGTGGCCGCCGCCCTGTCCGTACGCGGGGAGACGCTCACCTGCACCGCCGGCAAGGGCGACCAGCCGCCGGTGCTGCACCCGCTCGTCCAGGACTTCCTCGACACCCTCACCAGCGGCCAGCGCGAACGGTTCACCGGCCGCTGCCCCGAAGCCATACTGCTCTCCCGGCAGCTCACCGCCGCCGAGAGCGGCCGCTCCAAACGCGCCCAGCGAAAACCCCTGACCAACGGGGAGGCCCGGCGCGCGCTCAAGCACTCCCGCATCACCGCCCGCCGCATCCGCGAGGACGGCGACCCGCTGCACGGCAGCTACGCACCACCGTGCCGATCCTGTTCGGCGCTCCTCTCCCACTTCGGCGTACGCCCCGTCGACCTCACCACCACCGGCGCCGCGACCACCGCCGAGAAGGGCTGA
- a CDS encoding SUKH-4 family immunity protein yields MVTFAQAQERADEWVNGDVPAYQHREVRVREFELGFVVWAEDRAEGPVSDGGRQRLVIARDSGEATLWPGLPVGEVIRRYEEEYGAPSGEPVAAPEPPQRVDLNQTSFLLTPPEWLQEAADKLGIPDHRAERRAAAAEEGEEAGAAAGAADEPADSSVSTPSPSSSTPSPSSASASSAAASDASAEPAPGGSAPSSPAWPAAGGSAGGAYEPTASDGVPAGATPWAGTDTNSTDSDDGAVPLPATVFAPPLSGTDDEEAPPPVVSAEAPTALMSGGSQLPRTQVAPRLQPADEGSPDAPGSPGAGDIADAATSKAVVPPRGTRGGGPTTPPPPGAPGIPGVRPGATPPPSGPGAPGAPAGGYIPTQLVSQLGPPGSTPPPGPPGAPQPPGPPAPPGPPGATPPPGGGVHHAATMLADGSSIGAGVPGAPRPPGPPGAPGAPLPPGPPGVPGAGAGAGAGVGAPQPPGPPGPPGPPPGATPPPGGGVHQAETMFANSGPIPVPGPPGPPGAPQGSTPPHGPGPVQHHTPPPPAYGYPQQLTGLPTVGPGYQAVLRFRAPDGSEQQLIRRSAPGTPHPEWQMLHELRAMNVPPQQVIELHTELESCELPGGYCARMIRETWPQVRITSVAPYGTDHASRQEGMRHLLTHQGELHQVADGPARPAPVRAPLPQLPPAPALPPEAVAEELLQAFGPQGILRFDQRAVSRQGVPDVVARTLVWAGLPADFGPFFWAQPGQPVVPTLGELAAQRQVQAAPDAGSYLVMGTDFGRAICVQYGTANIVAVPVEAGPGGQPVPPQFVNTGLPEFVRSMALLGRMWRLRYGLTPEQAGRWTVDFQAQLVALDPAALASPESWWSVLLEQMWDGLL; encoded by the coding sequence GTGGTGACTTTCGCGCAGGCGCAGGAGCGGGCGGACGAGTGGGTCAACGGTGACGTGCCCGCGTACCAGCACCGTGAGGTCCGGGTCCGTGAGTTCGAGCTGGGTTTCGTGGTGTGGGCCGAGGACCGGGCGGAGGGCCCGGTCTCGGACGGCGGCCGTCAGCGGCTGGTGATCGCCCGGGACAGCGGCGAGGCGACGTTGTGGCCGGGGCTGCCGGTGGGCGAGGTGATCCGGCGGTACGAGGAGGAGTACGGGGCTCCGTCGGGTGAGCCGGTCGCCGCGCCGGAGCCGCCGCAGCGGGTGGACCTGAACCAGACGTCGTTCCTGCTGACGCCGCCGGAGTGGCTCCAGGAGGCGGCGGACAAGCTGGGCATCCCGGACCACCGGGCGGAGCGGCGGGCCGCGGCGGCGGAGGAAGGTGAGGAAGCAGGAGCGGCAGCGGGAGCTGCGGACGAGCCGGCCGACTCCTCCGTATCCACGCCGTCCCCTTCTTCCTCCACCCCGTCCCCTTCTTCCGCTTCGGCCTCTTCCGCCGCCGCGTCGGATGCGTCCGCCGAGCCCGCCCCCGGCGGCTCCGCGCCCTCCTCGCCCGCGTGGCCCGCCGCGGGCGGCAGCGCGGGCGGGGCCTACGAGCCCACCGCGTCCGACGGCGTGCCCGCCGGGGCGACCCCGTGGGCCGGTACGGACACCAACTCCACGGACTCCGACGACGGGGCCGTCCCCCTGCCCGCGACGGTGTTCGCGCCGCCGCTCTCGGGGACCGACGACGAGGAGGCCCCGCCGCCGGTGGTGTCGGCCGAGGCGCCGACCGCGCTGATGTCGGGGGGCAGCCAGCTGCCGCGTACGCAGGTGGCTCCCAGGCTCCAGCCCGCCGACGAGGGTTCCCCGGACGCGCCGGGCTCCCCGGGCGCCGGGGACATCGCGGACGCGGCCACCAGCAAGGCCGTGGTGCCGCCGCGCGGCACGCGCGGGGGTGGTCCGACGACCCCGCCGCCGCCCGGTGCGCCCGGGATCCCCGGCGTACGCCCCGGTGCGACGCCGCCGCCCTCGGGTCCGGGGGCGCCCGGCGCCCCGGCGGGCGGGTACATCCCGACGCAGCTCGTCTCCCAGCTCGGCCCGCCCGGCTCCACCCCGCCGCCCGGTCCGCCCGGCGCCCCGCAGCCCCCCGGTCCGCCCGCTCCCCCCGGTCCGCCGGGTGCCACGCCGCCTCCGGGCGGCGGGGTCCACCACGCGGCGACGATGCTCGCCGACGGGAGCAGCATCGGTGCGGGCGTCCCGGGCGCGCCCCGTCCGCCGGGCCCGCCCGGTGCGCCGGGCGCCCCGCTGCCCCCGGGCCCGCCCGGCGTACCCGGAGCCGGTGCCGGTGCCGGAGCCGGTGTCGGCGCACCCCAGCCTCCCGGCCCGCCCGGTCCTCCCGGTCCGCCGCCGGGTGCGACGCCGCCTCCGGGTGGCGGGGTGCACCAGGCCGAGACGATGTTCGCGAACTCCGGCCCGATCCCGGTCCCCGGTCCGCCGGGTCCCCCCGGCGCTCCCCAGGGCTCCACCCCGCCCCACGGCCCCGGGCCCGTACAGCACCACACCCCGCCGCCCCCGGCGTACGGCTATCCGCAGCAGCTCACCGGTCTGCCGACCGTGGGCCCGGGCTACCAGGCCGTGCTGCGGTTCCGGGCGCCGGACGGCAGTGAGCAGCAGCTGATCCGGCGTTCGGCGCCGGGCACTCCGCACCCCGAGTGGCAGATGCTGCACGAGCTGCGGGCGATGAACGTGCCGCCGCAGCAGGTCATCGAGCTGCACACGGAGCTGGAGTCGTGCGAGCTGCCGGGCGGGTACTGCGCCCGGATGATCCGGGAGACCTGGCCGCAGGTGCGGATCACGAGCGTGGCTCCGTACGGCACCGATCACGCCAGCCGGCAGGAGGGCATGCGCCATCTGCTGACCCACCAGGGCGAGTTGCACCAGGTGGCGGACGGTCCGGCGCGGCCGGCCCCGGTGCGGGCGCCGCTGCCGCAGCTGCCGCCTGCGCCCGCGCTGCCGCCGGAGGCGGTGGCCGAGGAGCTGCTCCAGGCGTTCGGTCCGCAGGGGATCCTCCGGTTCGACCAGCGTGCGGTCTCCCGTCAGGGGGTGCCGGACGTGGTCGCGCGGACCCTGGTGTGGGCGGGGCTGCCCGCCGACTTCGGGCCGTTCTTCTGGGCGCAGCCGGGGCAGCCGGTGGTGCCGACGCTGGGTGAGCTGGCGGCGCAGCGGCAGGTGCAGGCCGCGCCGGACGCGGGGTCGTACCTGGTCATGGGGACGGACTTCGGGCGGGCGATCTGTGTCCAGTACGGGACGGCGAACATCGTGGCCGTGCCGGTGGAGGCGGGTCCGGGCGGTCAGCCGGTGCCGCCGCAGTTCGTCAACACGGGGCTGCCGGAGTTCGTGCGGTCGATGGCGCTGCTGGGCCGGATGTGGCGGCTGCGGTACGGGCTGACGCCGGAGCAGGCGGGGCGGTGGACCGTCGATTTCCAGGCACAGCTGGTGGCGCTGGATCCGGCGGCGCTGGCCTCGCCGGAGAGCTGGTGGTCGGTGCTGCTGGAGCAGATGTGGGACGGTCTGCTCTGA
- a CDS encoding holo-ACP synthase — MGLDLLDRTELDRLTTRRWFLRYCYAPEEIERAHRLTGRRRQEYLAGRFAAKEAVLKALGRGLFQGVAPRDILVGRAAGGAPHVELRGSAAEAAPGATVLISITHKGDAVAAVALTVPRDDIPCDDISRTHDKEERRAS, encoded by the coding sequence GTGGGCCTCGATCTGCTCGACCGCACCGAACTGGACCGGCTCACCACCCGCCGCTGGTTCCTGCGGTACTGCTACGCCCCCGAGGAGATCGAGCGGGCCCACCGGCTGACCGGACGGCGGCGCCAGGAGTATCTGGCCGGGCGGTTCGCCGCCAAGGAGGCCGTGCTCAAGGCGCTCGGCCGGGGTCTGTTCCAGGGGGTCGCCCCGCGCGACATCCTCGTGGGCCGCGCCGCGGGTGGAGCCCCGCATGTGGAGTTGCGCGGCTCGGCGGCAGAGGCCGCACCCGGCGCCACCGTCCTGATCTCGATCACCCACAAGGGCGACGCGGTCGCGGCCGTGGCGCTCACCGTCCCCCGCGACGACATCCCCTGCGACGACATCTCCCGTACCCACGACAAAGAGGAAAGGAGGGCCTCGTGA
- a CDS encoding ectoine synthase, with translation MIVRSFKDIENTDRHVRSKSGTWESKRIVLAREGVGFSLHETTVYAGTETSMWYAHHIEAVLCVEGESELTNDETGETHLITPGTMYLLDGHEKHTLRPRTDSRFICVFNPPVTGREDHDADGVYPLLTEEAV, from the coding sequence ATGATCGTCCGCTCCTTCAAGGACATCGAGAACACCGACCGGCACGTCAGGTCCAAGTCCGGCACCTGGGAGAGCAAGCGCATCGTGCTCGCCCGGGAGGGTGTCGGCTTCTCGCTGCACGAGACCACGGTGTACGCGGGCACGGAGACGTCGATGTGGTACGCCCACCACATCGAGGCCGTCCTCTGCGTCGAGGGCGAGAGCGAGCTGACGAACGACGAGACCGGGGAGACGCATCTGATCACCCCGGGCACCATGTATCTGCTCGACGGGCACGAGAAGCACACGCTGCGGCCCCGGACCGACTCGCGCTTCATCTGCGTGTTCAACCCGCCGGTCACCGGGCGGGAGGACCACGACGCCGACGGCGTCTACCCGCTCCTCACGGAGGAGGCCGTATGA
- a CDS encoding type III PLP-dependent enzyme: MSEHHVHSGDSASVEADIQGIPYTAIAEEYGTPFFVYDAHVLSTTLRELRDVLPAGVDVLYSLKANPNISVCAVLHRAGAGAEVSSVAELTTALRAGVDPGDIVFLGPGKTCADLVACLEAGIHAVVCESFAELRLLDRIAAGHGGTAPVRALLRVNPAFPSKGSGLAMGGKPRQFGIDEEQVRACRPLLDTLRRVEVVGFHAYMGTRFLHHEDIVANTENILAMAESLAADLRIRLDTVDFGGGLGVAYFENEEDLDSGALGKGLTGPVTEFRERHPDCRLIMELGRYLTARAGTYVTRALYVKESSGESFVVADGGTHHHMAAVGIGSFVKRNFPVRHLGRPHAPADRTYTVTGPLCTPNDTVVKRAALPEVVPGDLLGVERSGAYGPTASPGLFLSHGYPAEVLVHGGRAHLVRDRDTPEDLLARQHLVGLDPPAAG, encoded by the coding sequence TTGTCCGAGCATCATGTGCATTCCGGTGACTCCGCGTCCGTCGAGGCGGACATACAAGGAATTCCCTACACCGCCATCGCGGAAGAGTACGGAACCCCGTTCTTCGTCTACGACGCCCACGTCCTGTCCACCACCCTGAGAGAGCTGCGGGACGTGCTCCCGGCCGGCGTCGACGTCCTCTACTCGCTCAAGGCCAACCCCAACATCAGCGTCTGCGCCGTGCTGCACCGCGCCGGTGCGGGCGCCGAGGTCTCCTCCGTCGCCGAACTCACCACCGCGCTGCGCGCCGGAGTCGACCCCGGGGACATCGTCTTCCTCGGCCCCGGCAAGACCTGCGCCGACCTGGTCGCCTGCCTGGAGGCGGGGATCCACGCCGTGGTCTGCGAGTCCTTCGCCGAGCTGCGGCTGCTCGACCGGATCGCGGCCGGGCACGGGGGCACCGCCCCCGTCCGTGCGCTGCTGCGCGTCAACCCGGCCTTCCCCAGCAAGGGCTCCGGGCTGGCGATGGGCGGCAAGCCCCGCCAGTTCGGCATCGACGAGGAGCAGGTCAGGGCGTGCCGCCCCCTTCTCGACACCCTCCGCCGGGTCGAAGTGGTGGGATTCCACGCCTATATGGGAACGCGTTTCCTGCACCACGAGGACATCGTGGCGAACACCGAGAACATTCTCGCCATGGCGGAGAGCCTCGCCGCCGATCTGCGGATCCGCCTCGACACGGTGGATTTCGGCGGCGGTCTCGGAGTCGCCTACTTCGAGAACGAGGAGGACCTCGATTCCGGCGCCCTCGGAAAGGGGCTGACCGGCCCCGTCACGGAATTCCGTGAACGCCACCCCGACTGCCGTCTCATCATGGAACTCGGCCGCTATCTCACCGCCCGCGCCGGCACCTATGTGACCCGTGCGCTGTACGTGAAGGAGTCGTCCGGCGAGTCGTTCGTCGTCGCGGACGGGGGCACCCACCACCACATGGCCGCCGTCGGCATCGGGAGCTTCGTCAAGCGGAACTTTCCCGTACGCCACCTGGGCCGCCCCCACGCCCCGGCCGACCGCACCTACACGGTCACCGGCCCCCTCTGCACCCCCAACGACACCGTGGTGAAGCGGGCAGCGCTGCCCGAGGTGGTCCCCGGCGACCTGCTCGGCGTCGAGCGGTCCGGCGCCTACGGCCCCACCGCCTCGCCCGGACTCTTCCTCAGCCACGGCTATCCGGCCGAGGTCCTGGTCCACGGGGGCCGCGCCCACCTCGTGCGCGACCGGGACACCCCCGAGGATCTGCTCGCCCGTCAGCACCTGGTCGGACTCGACCCGCCGGCCGCAGGGTGA
- a CDS encoding SMI1/KNR4 family protein: MTTGRPGQQAAPPNAAYAGQVVHFPDPVRASRHPRGVRVDGSGYPDFSPYARAAAEIADPPPGFGVDELRLTDYVSANAAMAASGHELWDTIPAVATPHGWTWHHVAGGRRMELVPVEVKALLRHHGGLATTEVDQDRRGTRPLQETRPAHFRLPKGAVAVSEQQIQGVEEDLGYRLPGAYRSFLKAAGGSAPVGAALDAELGLLVDQPFFTVRDQAGVNDLVYVNKCLRDHFTKDYLGVAFVQGGILAVKVRGQDVGSVWFCPYDDARDQDGWSVQERVERLLLPCGEDFDAFLQRLAGNPPELETVANLMVDGGFARTVPVEG; this comes from the coding sequence ATGACGACAGGTCGGCCCGGGCAGCAAGCCGCGCCACCGAACGCGGCCTATGCCGGGCAGGTCGTGCACTTCCCGGACCCGGTCCGGGCGTCCCGTCACCCCAGAGGTGTACGTGTGGACGGCAGCGGCTACCCGGACTTCTCGCCGTACGCGCGCGCCGCCGCCGAGATCGCCGACCCCCCGCCGGGGTTCGGCGTGGACGAGCTGCGGCTGACGGACTACGTGTCGGCGAACGCGGCGATGGCGGCCTCCGGTCATGAGCTGTGGGACACGATTCCCGCGGTGGCGACGCCGCACGGCTGGACCTGGCACCACGTGGCGGGCGGCCGGCGGATGGAGCTGGTGCCGGTCGAGGTGAAGGCGCTGCTGCGCCACCACGGCGGTCTGGCGACGACCGAGGTGGACCAGGACCGGCGGGGCACCCGTCCGTTGCAGGAGACCCGCCCGGCCCACTTCCGGCTGCCCAAGGGCGCGGTCGCGGTGAGCGAGCAGCAGATCCAGGGCGTCGAGGAGGACCTCGGTTACCGGCTGCCCGGCGCCTACCGCTCCTTCCTGAAGGCGGCGGGCGGTTCGGCCCCGGTGGGGGCCGCGCTCGACGCCGAGCTGGGGCTCCTGGTGGACCAGCCGTTCTTCACGGTGCGTGACCAGGCCGGGGTCAACGATCTGGTGTACGTGAACAAGTGTTTGCGGGACCACTTCACCAAGGACTATCTGGGCGTCGCCTTCGTGCAGGGCGGAATCCTGGCCGTGAAGGTGCGCGGGCAGGACGTCGGTTCGGTGTGGTTCTGCCCGTACGACGATGCCCGGGACCAGGACGGCTGGAGCGTGCAGGAGCGCGTGGAGCGGCTGCTGCTGCCCTGCGGCGAGGACTTCGACGCCTTCCTCCAGCGGCTCGCGGGCAACCCGCCGGAGCTGGAGACGGTGGCGAACCTGATGGTGGACGGTGGCTTCGCGCGCACCGTCCCGGTGGAGGGGTGA
- a CDS encoding hotdog fold domain-containing protein: MTPTNDVERTGGEPEPLTVGLRVRIGQEEAHYGGRLVDGARILRLFGDLVTEVTIRSDGDEGLLTEYADIRFTAPVHPGDYIEATGRVVRSTKLRRFVELTARKVIAATDEGPSSAAVLPEPVTVCTARATTVVPRKTPTAKGGR; the protein is encoded by the coding sequence GTGACGCCCACGAACGACGTCGAACGGACCGGTGGTGAACCCGAACCGCTCACGGTCGGCCTGCGCGTCAGGATCGGCCAGGAGGAGGCGCACTACGGCGGCCGACTCGTCGACGGAGCCCGCATCCTGCGGCTGTTCGGCGATCTGGTCACCGAGGTCACCATCCGGAGCGACGGCGACGAGGGGCTCCTCACCGAGTACGCCGACATCCGCTTCACCGCCCCGGTCCACCCCGGCGACTACATCGAGGCGACCGGACGCGTCGTCCGCTCCACCAAGCTGCGGCGGTTCGTGGAGCTGACGGCCCGCAAGGTGATCGCCGCCACCGACGAGGGCCCCAGCTCCGCCGCCGTACTCCCGGAGCCGGTCACGGTCTGCACGGCCCGTGCCACGACCGTCGTCCCCCGGAAGACCCCCACGGCGAAGGGAGGCCGCTGA
- a CDS encoding class I adenylate-forming enzyme family protein, protein MSDADVLHTLLDEAAAAVPDDRVALTSATGSLTYGELAAATVTAAHRLRHEGVRRGDRVVISTPDPLAAAVAVHAASRTGALFSVLHEQVRGRPLEHVLTDCEPAVMVTDDPEAAATAAAHGVRVLAPQGLREPAPDRGELGGRPLPGDRPLPGDGPLPVDGACLIYTSGTTSLPKAVVCTHQQMLFAARAIHSALGYRADDVVHSPLPLSFDYGLYQVFLTFLARARLHLGSVAEAGPPLLRSLERSGATVLASVPSVTDRLAWLVRRARRPPRLRLLTNTGAALDPGTVAALREAIPTLKVQLMYGLTECKRTTIMPPDGDLERPGSSGRALPGTEVFVVDEDGTRLPPGEVGQFVVRGPHVMAGYWRRPELTAERFPRADGLFPELRTGDYGWLDEDGYLYFSGRRDDLYKERGFRVSATEVEAAARRVAEVADAAVLTPGPRTGGRAVLVAVTPLDPADVLDRMRGFIEEYKIPRRCVPVAALPTNGNGKVDRRALADLVDAGTSGRAGTGARTRTEADADDSVTTDRKG, encoded by the coding sequence ATGTCCGACGCCGACGTACTGCACACCCTGCTCGACGAGGCCGCGGCAGCCGTGCCCGACGACCGGGTCGCCCTCACTTCCGCCACCGGCTCACTGACGTACGGCGAACTCGCGGCGGCCACCGTCACCGCCGCGCACCGGCTGCGCCACGAGGGGGTGCGCCGGGGCGACCGGGTGGTGATCTCCACGCCCGACCCGCTCGCCGCCGCCGTCGCCGTACACGCCGCGTCCCGAACGGGCGCCCTCTTCAGCGTGTTGCACGAGCAGGTCCGCGGCCGGCCGCTGGAACACGTGCTGACCGACTGCGAACCGGCCGTGATGGTCACCGACGACCCGGAAGCGGCCGCGACGGCGGCGGCCCACGGTGTACGGGTACTGGCACCGCAGGGCCTGCGTGAACCAGCTCCAGACCGAGGCGAGTTGGGAGGCAGGCCACTCCCCGGGGACAGGCCACTTCCCGGGGACGGCCCGCTCCCCGTGGACGGGGCCTGCCTCATCTACACCTCCGGGACGACCTCGCTGCCCAAGGCCGTCGTCTGCACCCACCAGCAGATGCTCTTCGCCGCCCGCGCCATCCACAGCGCGCTCGGCTACCGCGCGGACGACGTCGTCCACAGCCCGCTGCCGCTCTCCTTCGACTACGGCCTGTACCAGGTGTTCCTGACGTTCCTCGCCCGGGCCCGGCTGCACCTGGGCAGCGTCGCCGAGGCCGGGCCGCCGCTGCTGCGGAGCCTGGAGCGGAGCGGGGCCACGGTGCTGGCCTCCGTCCCGTCCGTCACCGACCGGCTGGCGTGGCTGGTGCGCCGGGCCCGGCGGCCGCCCCGGCTGCGGCTGCTCACCAACACCGGGGCGGCCCTGGACCCGGGCACGGTCGCCGCGCTGCGGGAGGCGATCCCCACGCTGAAGGTCCAGCTCATGTACGGGCTGACCGAGTGCAAGCGGACCACGATCATGCCGCCCGACGGGGATCTGGAGCGGCCCGGGTCGTCGGGGCGGGCCCTGCCCGGCACCGAGGTCTTCGTCGTCGACGAGGACGGGACGCGGCTGCCGCCGGGCGAGGTCGGCCAGTTCGTGGTGCGCGGCCCGCACGTCATGGCCGGGTACTGGCGGCGGCCGGAGCTGACCGCCGAGCGGTTCCCGCGCGCCGACGGCCTCTTCCCCGAGCTGCGCACGGGGGACTACGGGTGGCTCGACGAGGACGGCTACCTGTACTTCTCCGGGCGCCGCGACGACCTCTACAAGGAGCGCGGCTTCCGGGTCAGTGCCACCGAGGTGGAGGCCGCCGCCCGGCGGGTGGCGGAGGTGGCCGACGCGGCGGTGCTGACACCGGGGCCCCGGACCGGCGGCCGGGCCGTGCTCGTCGCGGTGACCCCGCTGGACCCGGCCGACGTCCTGGACCGGATGCGCGGGTTCATCGAGGAGTACAAGATCCCGCGCCGCTGCGTCCCCGTGGCGGCGCTGCCCACCAACGGCAACGGCAAGGTCGACCGGCGCGCGCTCGCCGACCTTGTGGATGCCGGTACCAGCGGCCGTGCCGGCACCGGTGCTCGTACCCGTACGGAAGCTGACGCCGACGACTCCGTAACGACCGACCGGAAGGGATGA
- a CDS encoding acyl carrier protein, translating into MDRTDVTTALETALSTVLDRPVTELRGGTRLFDDLHLDSTTMLEMLMELEDSLGLEVDPEELDADDFETVDTFTDFALARLAGEQAEQRGSGKAA; encoded by the coding sequence ATGGACCGCACCGATGTGACCACCGCTCTGGAGACCGCGCTCAGCACGGTGCTCGACCGGCCCGTGACCGAACTGCGGGGCGGGACACGGCTCTTCGACGATCTGCACCTCGACTCCACCACGATGCTGGAGATGCTGATGGAGCTCGAGGACTCGCTCGGCCTGGAGGTCGACCCCGAGGAGCTGGACGCCGACGACTTCGAGACCGTCGACACCTTCACCGACTTCGCGCTCGCCCGACTCGCGGGCGAGCAGGCGGAACAGAGGGGTTCGGGGAAGGCCGCCTGA